The Chrysemys picta bellii isolate R12L10 chromosome 12, ASM1138683v2, whole genome shotgun sequence genome has a segment encoding these proteins:
- the LOC101935024 gene encoding olfactory receptor 14A16-like: MSNRTTMTEFFLLGFSDVRELQILHFVMFLMIYLAALTGNLLVITVVALDHHLHTPMYFFLMNLSILDLGFISVTVPKSMANSLLNTRSISYSGCIAQVFLFFFFALADFALLTVMAYDRYIAICKPLHYERVMNRRACVQMAASAWISGVLNSALHTGNTFTITFCGGNMVDQFFCEIPQLLKLACSDSYLSEVGVIAFNAFLGLSCFVLIIVSYIQIFTTVLRIPSGQGRQKAFSTCLPHLIVVSLLVCTGTFAYLKPISNSASGLDLLLTVLYSVVHPMMNPLIYSMRNKEIKAALKKLTWHRLLTKNKMSVFIS, translated from the coding sequence ATGTCCAATCGAACCACCATGACCGAGTTctttctcctgggattctctgatgttcgggagctccagattttgcactttgtgatgtttctaatgatttacctggcagccctgacAGGGAATCTTCTCGTTATCACTGTAGTAGCCCTcgaccaccaccttcacacccccatgtacttcttcctgatgaatttgTCCATTCTAGACCTTGGATTCATCTCCGTCActgtccccaaatccatggcaaATTCCCTATTGAACACCAGGTCAATTTCTTATTCTGGATGCATTGCCCAAgtctttctcttcttcttctttgctTTGGCTGACTTTGCCCTACTCACAGTCATGGCATATGATCGATACATTGCCATCTgcaaaccactgcactatgagagagttatgaacaggagagcttgtgtccaaatggcagccagtgcctggatcagtggtGTTCTCAATTCTGCTCTGCACACTGGGAATACATTTACAATAACCTTCTGTGGAGGTAACATGGTTGATcaattcttctgtgaaatccctcAGCTACTCAAGCTTGCCTGCTCTGATTCCTATCTCAGTGAAGTTGGGGTTATTGCCTTTAATGCGTTCTTGGGCTTAAGCTGCTTTGTTTTAATAATCGTGTCATACATTCAGATCTTCACCACggtgctgagaatcccctctggGCAGGGTCGGcaaaaagccttctccacctgccttcctcacctcattGTTGTCTCATTGTTAGTTTGCACTGGCAcctttgcctacctgaaacccatCTCCAACTCAGCATCAGGCCTAGATCTCCTGCTCACTGTTCTCTATTCTGTGGTCCATCCTATGATgaatcccctcatctacagcatgagaaacaaggagatcaaagctgccCTGAAGAAACTGACTTGGCACAGGTTATTGACCAAGAATAAAATGTCTGTCTTCATCTCGTGA